GGTCGCCGGCCTGCACGTGGTCGCCCTCCTCGACCATGTAGCGGTCGATGCGCCCGGCGACGCGGACCCCGATGGCGATGTAGCGGTCGGCGCTCACCACGTAGCCCGCCCCGGAGAGGATGGGCACGCTCGCCTCGCCACCCGGCCCCGCCTCGGGCACGCTCGCCTGCGCCACCTCGACCGCCGCGGCGCGACCGTGCCGGAGCCGCACGCCGCCCGCGACGAGCACGAGGAGGGCGACGCCGGCGGCAGCCCAGACCCAGCGCCGGCGCCGCGGGCGCCCCGCCGGCCCGCCGCGCTCGAGCCGGAGCGCCGCGAGGCTCCGGCGGAGCCGCTCGGCCGTCTCGGCCATCAGGCGCGGTGGAGCGCGTCGACCACGCGCAGATGCGCCGCACGCCAGGCCGGCGCGAGGCCGCCCAGCACGCCGATGGCCGCGGCGAAGAGGAGGCCGAGGGCCGCGCCTCCCGGCGAGAGGCGGAGGAGCACGGTCGCCACGCTGAAGGTCATCATGCTGAACTGCACGCCGGAGAGCAACGTGTTGATGGCGAAGACCGCGAGCGCGGCGAGGAGCACGCCGGCCGCGAGTCCGCCCGCGGCGAGGAGAAGGGACTCGGTCAAGAAGGAGGCCAGGATCGCATCCCGCCCGAAGCCGAGCGCGCGCAGCGTGCCGATCTCGGCCGTGCGGCTCGCCACCGCCGCGTACATGGTGTTGAGCGCGCCGAACACGGCCCCCGTCGCCATCACCACGGCGAGGGTCAGGACGAGCACGTAGAGCGTGTTCGCGCTCTCGGCCTGCTCGCGGTAGTAGCTCACCTCCGGCTTCGCCTCGAGCGTGAAGCGCGCGTCGTCGGCGATGCGCCGCACGAGCGCCGGCCGGTCGGCCCCCGGCGCGACGCGCAGGCGGACGCCCGAATAGCCGTCCCGGCGCGTGTCGGCCTGCACGTCGTTCACGTCGGCCCAGATCTCGCTGTCGAAGGCGGTGCCCCCGGAGTCGAAGACGCCGACCACCGTCCAGGCGCGGCGGCCGAAGGCGAGCCGGCTGCCGAGCCGTCCGCCCGCGTAGCGCCCGAAGGCGCCGGAGCCCATCACCACCTCGCCGAGGTTCGGGCGGAAGACGCGCCCGGCGACGAGCCGGACCGCGGGATGCACGCCGAACGCGGCCGGCTCGACGCCGCGCACGAGGACGTTCTCCCGCCCGCCGCCGGCGGTGCGGAGGAACGGCTGGTTCACGATCTCGCGCGAGGCGAGCGGGGCGCCGTCCGGCCCGGCCGCCACGCCCGCGAGCGCGCGCAGCGCCTGCGCCGCCTCGCGCGGGATCTGGCTCGAGCCGTCGCTGGTGGCGCCCTTGCGGAGGACGATCAGGTTGTCGGGCTCGCCGGTGGCGACCAGCATCTGCTTGAGCCCCCCGACCAGCGCCGAGAGCAGCATGGTGGCTGCCACGACGAGCGCGATGCCGCCCGCGGTGAAGGCGGTCGTCCAGCGCCGGACGAGGAGGTTGCGGACGTTGTAGGAGAGCGGGATCGGCATGCTCAGAAGAGGCGGCGGAGCGCCTCCACGACGTTGAGCCGCGCCCCGTTCCACGCCGGCACGAGGCCGGCGACGAACCCGACGGCGAGCGCGACCGCGAGCCCCTCGGCCGCGACCGGGAGCGACATGCGGAAGCTCGCGAGGGGGCCGAGGAAGGGCACGCCGCCGCCCGTCTTCCCCGCCGCCGCGAGCGCCGTGAAGAGCGCGTACGCCCCGCCCGCGCCGAGCAGTCCGCCGAGGCCCGCCTGGAGCGTCGACTCGGCGAGCAGCGCGAGCAGGATCGGGCGGCGTTGGAAGCCGAGGCTCTTCAGGATGGCGATCTCCGGGACGCGCTCGCGCACGCCCATGGCGCTCGTGTTGGCGGCGATCAGCACGACCGCGCCGACCACCAGGAAGCCCACCACCAGGATGACCCGGATGAAGCCGTTCAGCGCGCTGAAGAAGCTCACGTAGAAGGACTTCTCGGTCTCGCTCGCGGTCTCGGCCTCCGAGTTCCGGAAGAGCGCGTCCACCGCGTGCATGATCCCGGGCACGTCCTCCGGCCGGCCTGCGCGGATCCAGATCATGCCGACGTTGCGCATGCCGCCGCGCTCCTCCATCGCCTCCTCGAGGTACTTGCGGTTGAACCAGAAGACGACCCCGTTGCCGCTCGCGGCGGGGATCACGCCCACCAGCTGGAAGGCGAGGTCGACCGGGAAGAGCGTGCCGCGCAGCGTGACCTCCTGTCCGATGCGCCAGCCGAACTTGCGCATGGTCGTCTCGCCCACCAGCGCGCCGTTCCGCGTCTTCCGGAAGCGCGCGACCGCCGCCGGGTCGATGCCGTAGTCGGGCCACACCTGTTCGACCGAGTCCGGGTCCATGGCGAAGTTCGGGAAGAGGTTCTTCGGCTCGTCGTAGATGCCTCCGAACCAGGAGTAGTGGCCCACGCCGGCGACCCCGGGCAGGCTGCGCACCTTCTGCACGAAGGCGAAGGGCAGCCAGTACGTGAGCCCCGCCTTGTGGTGGACCGTGATCCGGAGGTTCGAGGAGGCGCGGCCGAGCACCGCGTCGAGCGCCCCCGGCAGCGTCAGCACCGCGCACACGAGGAAGATCGAGAGCGCGATCGCGAGGGTGGTGAAGACCGTGCGCAGGGGGTGGCGGAGGAGGTTCTTCCAGACCAGGCGGGGGTAGGTCACGGCGCGTCTCCCGTCCCGTTCACGAGCACGCCCTTGTCGAGGCGGATCACCTGGTCGACGAAGCGCTCGGCGCGCGGGTCGTGCGTCACCATGACCACGGTCTTCTCGAAGGCCCGCTTCAACTCGCCGAGCAGGGTGAGGATCTCGACGGCCGACTTCGCGTCGAGGTCGCCGGTCGGCTCGTCGGCGACGATCAGGTCGGGATCGGCCACGATGGCGCGCGCGATCGCGACGCGCTGCTGCTCGCCGCCGGAGAGCTGCTGGGGGCGGTGGTGCCGGCGTGCGGCCAGGCCGACGGCCCCGAGCGCGATCTCCGCCCGCCGGCGCCGCTCGGCGCGCGGCAGGCGGGTCAGCAGGAGCGGCAGC
The genomic region above belongs to Deltaproteobacteria bacterium and contains:
- a CDS encoding FtsX-like permease family protein, with translation MPIPLSYNVRNLLVRRWTTAFTAGGIALVVAATMLLSALVGGLKQMLVATGEPDNLIVLRKGATSDGSSQIPREAAQALRALAGVAAGPDGAPLASREIVNQPFLRTAGGGRENVLVRGVEPAAFGVHPAVRLVAGRVFRPNLGEVVMGSGAFGRYAGGRLGSRLAFGRRAWTVVGVFDSGGTAFDSEIWADVNDVQADTRRDGYSGVRLRVAPGADRPALVRRIADDARFTLEAKPEVSYYREQAESANTLYVLVLTLAVVMATGAVFGALNTMYAAVASRTAEIGTLRALGFGRDAILASFLTESLLLAAGGLAAGVLLAALAVFAINTLLSGVQFSMMTFSVATVLLRLSPGGAALGLLFAAAIGVLGGLAPAWRAAHLRVVDALHRA
- a CDS encoding ABC transporter permease encodes the protein MTYPRLVWKNLLRHPLRTVFTTLAIALSIFLVCAVLTLPGALDAVLGRASSNLRITVHHKAGLTYWLPFAFVQKVRSLPGVAGVGHYSWFGGIYDEPKNLFPNFAMDPDSVEQVWPDYGIDPAAVARFRKTRNGALVGETTMRKFGWRIGQEVTLRGTLFPVDLAFQLVGVIPAASGNGVVFWFNRKYLEEAMEERGGMRNVGMIWIRAGRPEDVPGIMHAVDALFRNSEAETASETEKSFYVSFFSALNGFIRVILVVGFLVVGAVVLIAANTSAMGVRERVPEIAILKSLGFQRRPILLALLAESTLQAGLGGLLGAGGAYALFTALAAAGKTGGGVPFLGPLASFRMSLPVAAEGLAVALAVGFVAGLVPAWNGARLNVVEALRRLF
- a CDS encoding ABC transporter ATP-binding protein, with translation MIEVCDVSRFYRRGADVVHALEHVSLHIPAGRFVALVGPSGSGKSTLLNLLAGLDRPDAGEVVVAGQALSGLDEDGLAAWRARHVGFVFQFYNLIPVLSAIENVELPLLLTRLPRAERRRRAEIALGAVGLAARRHHRPQQLSGGEQQRVAIARAIVADPDLIVADEPTGDLDAKSAVEILTLLGELKRAFEKTVVMVTHDPRAERFVDQVIRLDKGVLVNGTGDAP